Genomic window (Lycium barbarum isolate Lr01 chromosome 2, ASM1917538v2, whole genome shotgun sequence):
ttgcaTAAGTTTTAAATTAGTGTagatattgtattgtattgtattgtctTGAATTATGCGTTTGTTAATGTAATGTTGTTTATCGAATGGTAATATGAATTGTGCGTTCATGTAATGTAATGTAATGTCGTTTATCATTATGCGGTACTGCAAATTAGTAATCTTTCCTGTTCAAGAAGCATCTAATATCATAATGCATTTTTCCTGTCCTCATCTTCTCCTAATGTAGCCTAAAACTAATAGCAGTAATTTTGCAAAACATTGCACTAAAAACTGCTCAAAATAACACCAAAAACACCACAAACTGTTGTATAATACTGTAAAAAACAGCATTGAAAAACTGAATAAACAGCTCAACAAAAACAGCACTAATAACTGAAAAACAGCACTAAAAACTgctataaaaatagaatattaaCTTGGAAAAAACAGCTCAAAAAACTGCACTAAAAACTGCTTAAAATAGCACCAAAAACAGCACAAGCTGCTGTATAAAATTGTAAAAAAACAGCACTGAAAAACTGAAAAAACAGCACTCCAAACTGCTGTAAAAAACAGAAAAAACAACTAAAAAAAATCACTAATAACAGCAAAAAACTGCACCCAAAACAGCACAAACTGCACCAAAAACAGCTCAACAATGCTGTAAAAAACAACACTAAAAAACTGCTCAAAATAGCACCCAAAACAGCTCAAAAATGCGGAAAAAAACAGCACCAAAAAACTGCTCAAAATAGCACAAACTGATGTATAAAACTGTAAAAACCAGCACTACAAATAACACCAAAAACAGCTCAAAACTGCACCAAAAAAGCTCAAAACTGTACAAAAAATAGCACTAAAATGCATTAAACAACACAATTAAGCTGAATATCATTACCTGCATTAATTGTTGCACAAAAACAGCACAATAAATGTACAAAAACAGCACAGTAGCCAAAAAACAGTTGCATAAAATGCTACAAGTAAGGGTTTTGCCACTGAATACATAGCCAAAAATATGAATAACTAAACCAACTATTTCCATGGTTTTTTACTAATAGCAACCCAACAAAAACAGTAGTAAAACAACTAAACCAACTATTTCCATGGTTTTTTAGATGTACTACATTGGCTTTGATTCATGGCAGCAGCTTTTGACCTTCCCTTGATGATTCTTTCACCCCTAATTTTGTCAAGTGTATTACTTGTCATGGCTTGTTTGCCCCTCCACTTGAATCATGGTTTCGGTGTGTAGCCAATATCTCCAGTAACAACATCAGACCTTATTGGAGCTCTTCTACTTGGCATTCTAGGCTGCACATATTGATTGCATAAAAAGTAAAAAAGTTATTCAATTGACCAGATAAAAAACAATAAGAATTTAGTATAAAATGAGCAAACTTTACTTACATTGAGTAGTAAATCCATCATCAGCCACCAATCTTCCAACCCCCACAATTCTTGGCCTTTTATAAGGTTGTGCAGCATGTCCACTAGTTGTTCCTTGAGTTTCTTGACTTTGATATGTTGCACCACCACTAGCATTTGAACTTGCATTTACCCTTCCACAACTTGCAGCTTCCTGTTCTATCCTCCTTTTGTTTGCCCTTCCTCTGTTTGTTCTAGCCTAGTATTGTAAATCAATATATTAGAATATTAAGTTGGAAGTTCCTTATTTGATACAAATAATTTCATACATTTACCTGTGCTTCCTCTACTGTTTGATCTGCTGTTTCTGTGGTTTGCCTTGGAACTGTTGGACATCCTCTTTTATTGTATCCTTTTGCCTGACAAGTACTACAAGTCATAATAGCACCCCTCCTGCTGATCAGTCTTGTTTTTCTACTTTCATAGACCTCCTTCCTTCTTGATTTTGGTGGCCTTCCAGGAAGCTGTCTGGTTACTAGTGGCTCTACTCTTGGATTATTAGAAGTTGGCCACATCTTCATATTGTTCATTGGCTGAATAAAATGAGCATATGTTCTCAGATAGGTTTCCTTGTTGTAGCAGCTTGCCACAAAATGAATTGGATGTAATCTCTTGTGATGTATTGCAGCAACTGCATGAGCACAACGTATGCCTCTAGGCTGCCAAGATCTACAACTACAAGTCTGCCTCTGGATGTCAAAAGTATGTGTACAGCCCCATGGATCTCTAATTTAAAAATCCCTTTCACCATTCCAAGACAAGGAACACTTCATTGACTTGTCAATGTTTTCTTGTAAAATCTTGAAAGCCATGGGAGAAATATCAGTGATCCAAGTGTTTGAAAACTGTCTTAATTCACCGATTCTTCTCATCATTTTTAATCTAATCTCTTCCAACATTGTgataattattttgaattttgcAACCGATATCCAATTGTTTTAAAACTTTCAGCCATGTTATTGTCAACTGAATCTACCTTGCTGTTCTCTTTGAAGAACCTTTTGCACCATCTATCAATGTTGTAGTACATGAGAGCATGCAAACCATCCTCTCCAAGCATCTTCATAGCTTCAATATGCACCTTAACTTCAGCTTTAAAAGTGGACTTTGCAAGCTTCCAAAACAGATCCCTTCTTTCTATCCCCTTGTAATCTTTGTTCCAGTTAGCAAGGATGTGTCTTGCACACCACCTGTGTTCAACATCTGGGAGTAACTCCTCAACAACATTTTTCAGTCCCTATCTACTGTCAAAAAACATAGTCAGTTATACCAAAAATATGAATAAAAAGAAGAactaaaaaaaaaaccagaaacaGTACCTTTTGCATGTCACTAGTCAATGTGAGTTCATGTCCATCTCGAAGATTAAGGTACAGCTTCAACAATTCCGAAAACCATTTCCAAGTGAatttattctcatattcaacaACTGCCCAAGCTATAGGCAGCATTTGGTTGTTTTCATCCTTGCAAACTGCCACCAATAGCTGACCTTTGCACACTCATTTTAAAAACATCCATCTAAACCAATACACTTTCTAATACCTCTAAAGAATGATTTCTTTAAGGCATCAAAGCAAACATAAAACCCTTCAAAGATCTTATATCCAGTTTTTGTATTATCTCCAACATTAACAACACAAGTAGTACCTGGATTGGATTTTAAAATCTCATCTCGATAAACAAATATTCTGCCATACTCAACAACATGATCACCCCTAATCTCTTGCAAAATTTTGTCCCTAAGCCTTCTCACTGTTGTCTTTCCGACATAAAAATCTAGCTCCTTCTTAATGAGCTCTTGAAAATCTACCATTCTCATATTTTTTTGCCTATTGATTCTTTCCTTGTATCTAGTTTTCAGAAACTTAGAATTGCACAAATGGTTCTGTGTTGAAGTATAACAATCATGAATAGGTTTGTAATTTTTAACCACAAAATCATTTGTGGCACTATCCAAGCTAGCATACAATAACCAAGGACAACCCTCTTTGCAACATCTCACCCTAACTTTTACAGGCTTATTAATAAACTTTTCAATTTGACTTCTTTCTTGAATTGCATATTGAGTAACTGTCATCATAAAATCTTCTACATTAGCAAACACCAAACCAGTTTCCCAAACAACCTTCTTACAACTTTTGTCAAAAACAACTCTATTTTTTGTCACTTTTCTTCTTAGAGGTTTCTTCACAACTTGTTCAACCTTTTCCTCATCACCCCATCTTGTTTCATCATCTAAATCAAAGTTAGGAGCTTCATCACTATCGTAATAAGGTTCATCACCACCTAGCATACCATCTACGTTATTCTTGCTCCCAATATTAGTCTCATCATACCCCCATATCTGGCCCCTTTGGTTTTATAGGAATTTGGTTAGGATTAGTAGCTCTGGGTCTCCTATGTGCCCTATTAAAATGTCTTCTATTTGACCTAAACTCTCTACCCTCTTCATGAACATCACTGTCATCTAAATCCCCTAAATCCTCTATGTTATCATCATCAGATTAAACATCTGCATCATTTACACTTGTGTCCTTATCTACTTCAACCTCACAAGTGTTTTGAAACTCAACAGTATGGTTAGGattgtttgtgtcacgacccgattaggggccatgatgggtacccggggctaaccaccgagcaccgctcataccgtTACCCaacgtacacatcaagcgttcattcattaatctaatgctcaaatcataggaaaaccatttttcatttggaaacatgaatacttttatacacataagcccttcggctatctaaataatatacatacaacaataacatcgtgagaccatgctacccacacatacgtatctacgagcctctactagaatactagacatatggacgggacagggccccgtcgtgcccaaaacatatatgcacactaaacagtaaatcaatggcacctccggaataatggagtgctctcaaaagtctgcttatcagcttctataaatctgggtcgcctccctatctacctgtgggcatgaacacatcgtccaaagaaaacggacgtcagtacgaatattgtactgagtatgtaaggcttgaatgaaatgaacataatagagaaatcataagacataagatgaagacataacctgcgtaacttttaagggtggataactttcatgcctatatcatatataatcacagtacatgtatcatcatagcgcatacatcatcgtatcatacatatatcgtaaTACCGTATCttctcatacacattaaacattatccgtattctgccacgtagtggctcgacaatatcacatacatgtctcccgggcttttcatacatttaaaaacatagtagtatcgtacacgactatataggttcggtgtcttacgtacccagctataataatgcctggtgttatacgtgcctggccctaccaaggctcagtgatattcgtacccggccctaccaaggctcagtggtatccgtacccaactgcagtggtgcgcgcgcatcatatatatatatatatatatatatatatatatatatatatatatatatatatatatatatatatatatattctacccagccatataagctcgaggtttcataatagccatacataggcatatatacataaaagcccataaatatctttagcgtcatcactattatcatcatcatcattatcatcatcactatcaacagtcatcattatcatcatcactatcaacatcgtcatcgttatcatcacatatatctcataaacttatcataactattcatagagcatgcatttgaatttaaagacaatctatgaaaatcgtatcatattcgtagcatgaacttcgtaaaaatatcgcatgatagactttataatatctaacttaggctcatcattaccatcatcgtatctatggaatatctcttacctttatctcatatggaaccccctatgaacataagactcataacttttcggaacattggtcataggacatgcattagagcttatagacaatctataacaatgtcggggtgacataaggtcgagagcccccgattccattatggagtaatcatattcatcatatctcaccttgaaggaactaacattttaaggtgagtgtaaaccatgaacaacatcaagggatcgtaaataggatctttaacttcatagacatcatatctagctttagaatctctaggcttaaacttaccatcattattttcgtattcatgacatatttatcatctttatctcataagaagctctttgtcaatattgtctcatagttcccggaatgtaagaaagtcatggagaggtagggaaataatatcataggaatcatataaggatcattagcttcgtaggaatgtcgtatcatgagctttaggatttctaaacttagattcattatcggtattgtcatgctcgtagcgtatctcttttctttatctcgtatgaagccatttatactcgtagattcataattcccgatatgtaggaaaatcgtggaaagataggaggattcataccataagaatcatgccttagaatgaagggactagccttacacacctctttcgtttaacaatttccatcgcttgattgttctcctttaatgcttacgtttctaccttcaagagaattcgcattcttattagctaatcgattatatgaacgtgcttgttaaagctagagaaaattgggcagcatttcctttgtttatacaactttatccatatcatatatcaactcccaaacgtcaataataacattcataatatcatactcaatgatcttcatcaaccatacattattcaattctcctacttccatttcaagggcatccataaccatggtcataatacaacattaccttcatccccatataatgtttctcgtatgttcttaatatcatttataacataaccatactTGTAACATACAaataatcatgattcatattaagctagtactcaaaaatgtcactattctcatatttgtaaccccttttctatttccttctataatccaagtctttcaacccctcaatactctaaataacatgaattgatcataaaatttacctttgattgtgtaggaatgggtttttgatagcaatactccacttgaagaaaaaccctagcttcaatctaAGAGATTTCATGACTTCAAGCAACCTTCAATagctttcttacacttgattcccttggatttatgatattgatcattgatttccctagaattcttgtggatgaagggtgtagaatgttctagagacttggagagaagtggagaagcgagaaaaataaaaataataacgtggggtcttgtatttataattggaaaaatctgacccgtcgtgcattctacggacacttatacggtccgtataaacttatacggtctgtataagtgaccgtgaaatcgtccCAACAACATATCGTTTCTGTACCATTATACGACATAtgatactggccgtataattttatacggtccatataagtgaccgtaaaatcagcTCTTCAACATtttgcctctgtgaccattatacgacacattatatgggccgtataattttatacggttcatataagagaccgtataatctcaccaatcAGTGattcactgtgacaattctgcggaccattatacggaccgtataattgaccgtataactcatctttttcACTGATCTTGTACTCGTCACTTGgtgtgatctccaatccttatggaaccttcttgacactggTTTATTACcccattaacaatctaagggatgttataattcttctccaagactctatttaatcatcattaacttgctgctcgtaaatcctttccgatacacatcgcatgccttgccctctcttggaaaACATTCTCCTCTTActacgaatgtctttgaaatcttaattagggtcatcaaattttatttcttactcatcaaaacatcgtatacgtcatgcccttcgtcagtctattcactgtgcatgaacggaaaattttccgaggtgtaacggTTTGATCACTCAACATTTGGGTTTGGAGGCTCAACAGTAGGGGTAAGAGGGTTTGGAGGCTCATTTAAAGAGTTTGGAGGCTGAACAATGGGGTCAGGAGGGTCATTTAAAGTGGGGATTGAAGATTCCTCAAAGaccccaccaccaccactttGGGGGACAAACTCTAAAGTCAATGAGGCAACAGAGGGTTCATTTACCTCGTGTGACACAAAAATCTACAGCACATCCCCCATTTTTTAACAAAGAGACAATGTTACAAATAACCGtatcacttacaacttcaaccaaataaccaTCGACCTTAACATAAAAAGCACAACGTGTTGTATATCCTAAATCTTTTATCAAGTCTCTTAGTTCAAAATAGGACATCATATTAGTGTCGTGCTCCAAAATTCTGTAATAGACCCACCCACATATTCTGGTCGGGCATCAAAATCAATTTTACCCCCATGGTAAAATCTCAAAGTCACTAATATAAAAGACATGTTATAATACCCAAAAATAtagaaaaacaaataaaaaattacaAACACACTAACAAAAAAAATCGAACTAAACAGATCACAATGTAATCAATAGGTGACATTAAAAAAACACGTTTTAGCaacaaaaaacacaaaaaaatccGTATTTAGCAACAGATCATGGGATGCAACAAAACAAATGTCAACTTTAAATAAAAGGAAAACCCTAACCTGTCACACTTCACTTGTTCATTTAAAACTCGTTTTTCACTTCAATTTTGCAAGGGAAGAAGACAATAGCACTGTTAGGGTTCTTATTTTTGGAGGGAAAGGGGTAAATTTTACCCTAAGCATTGATTATGACAGATATTGGAAGATTGGGGGAAATATTTTAGTGAAAAAACGGTCATACCCGATGGGtggtatttttttaattttaaattatttttagtaGAGAGTGATAGACACGCATGCCTCACAAACTGGTCAAATGGCTAAGAAGTGTGTATTTATTACATATATAAGTTGTACAGGGGATGATAGGACCTTTCGAAAGTACATGTGTGTTTTTGAAAAAATATGCAAAGTACAGGGGggttttcatgatttttatcatTCGTTTGCTAGAAAATTGTAACACTGATTTGCGTTTTGCAAACATGTCTAAGCATGATCCTGTTTGCcttcaaaaaatatttacaatCTGGAAACTCTGCTAAAATTACATTGATGGATATATATGATCACGCCCAACTCTAGTCCTAAAAAGGATAAGCGGTCGCTATAAATATAATCCGATCTAAAAGTCCAGAGTCGAATCTCACAGAGAACTAGCGTTAGCTATAACTGTTTAATATTACTAAGAAAATAAGTTCAAACAATATTATGAATTATAAAGTTTAAGATTTCTATTTTAAACTACTTAACCAATAAATAATAAAGCAataatattatcaactaaagaggatgaaattgaaggGTTATGATTTCCCCATTTATCGGAATCCTTCTCAATATGTTATCTATAATCTCGCTGAGTTATTCTCTACGGATCGTGAGCACTCAACTTATAGTAATTCTCCCTCGAGCAATCTCGATAATTTACTAGACGTATTCTCTCGAACTGCCCTAACTAGCAATTTCTCACAGCTCGCTATGACCACGTCAAAGCTTTGTTATCTCTAATCCCACATTTAAACCCACAATATTGATTTCTCATATACCTAGGAGTGACGTTGTTTAACAACAACCTAATCTCAAGCAACACATAATAAACTGAAATAAGCATGTAGTTGAACAAGTAGAAAACTCAACAGCTTAATTATATAAAAACATAACAAGAATTCATCCTACAAAGGTTCCATCAAAACCCTAGATagaaaattagctactcataaaaGTATGCAAAAATACAATACTAAAATTCGTAACCAACAATGGAAGAtaggaagaagaaaggaaaaactCGGTGCCAAATCTTTCGCCTTGTTCCACGATGGATCCTCACTTTCCTTAGGTCAAATTCCCCCCTCAAAACGTGTTTAAGGACTATTTATAGGTATAGGATATGTTTTAGTGCAGTCCAAATTTGAATTGGAAAAGTCCCCGGGTATTTGACGCTATCCCTGCGCTTGACGTCAATGTGACATACGTTTATTTTCCAGAATTTCAGCACCCACGCTATGCCTGCGCCAAGCGTCCATACTTCACTGTTTAGGGGCTGGAGAAATTGTCACATTTGCAATGTTTACTTTTCAACCATTTGGTCATCATTTGCTAATCATTAGCCACATTATTTGATGTCTCCCTGCCTTGATATTACTTTTCAATCAATTTCTTCTCCAAATCTCTTCGTTTTCACACCAATTTATTTCTAcacattaaaaataaaatattaagcaCAAAGCAATATAATTCGTACTCAAGATgattaaaagtactaaaatgtgaAACAGATAATGGTTAAATATGTACATTTTTGGTAGAACATCAATATTGTAGACATTCGAAAAACTTAGACAAAATTGCCAATGATTTACCTTCCGTACGTAGAAAAAGTTGACCCTAACTTTATTTATACTAGCTAAAGTCGAGACGATTACGATAATCCATTGTTATATTTAAACTAACTTAAAAATTGATTAGCCAAGGTAAGAAACAATTAATGCTCAACCACAACACATTACAATTCAAATTGAGAGTATGTGAACTAAATGCTTTCATAACGACCTAGATCTTTGTCAAATTTTGCACAACGGGTAGTTACCGATTAGAACATATAATCATCAAATCCAACCTTTTTTTTTCGATGAAATTTGTTTACGTGTATTTTAACATAAGTTCCGTTTTCAAATCTatgttttttaaaattttaaactaAATTTTCAATCCAAAAGAAGCATGTTAGAGATACGTTCTTCAATCCAGTTTGATCAGCCCGCTCCTCTCCTTAGCAGCCAAGATCCTACTTCCATATGCTGGGTAGCGACATGGTTGACCCTCTCGGTCTGTTTTTTGTTGTACAACCCCAACGTGGCTTCGTAAATGCAACCCTCTTGGTTTTAACTTCGTACACTGGTGACCTTCTTGGCACCGTTTGATTTGCATGACCTTCTTGGTCTGTGTCTTTGCTTCATCACCCCTGCGTGGCTTCGATGACATGGCCTTCTCAGCTAACCCTTAAAAAATAGGCGACCCTCCCGGTACcatttgattcgtttgaccttcTTGGTTAGATATGTTGTTTCATCCGTCGTGTGGCCCTTTTGGCTTGATAACTTTGTCCTTATGATGTTTTGTCCATTGTAGCCCTCTTTGACTAGATTGTGCCGCCTTTGTGGTGCTTTGTCCTTTATAGCCCCCTTTGCTAGATTGTGCCGCCTTTGTGGCGCTTTGTCCTTTATAGCCCC
Coding sequences:
- the LOC132626354 gene encoding uncharacterized protein LOC132626354, whose protein sequence is MNNMKMWPTSNNPRVEPLVTRQLPGRPPKSRRKEVYESRKTRLISRRGAIMTCSTCQAKGYNKRGCPTVPRQTTETADQTVEEAQARTNRGRANKRRIEQEAASCGRVNASSNASGGATYQSQETQGTTSGHAAQPYKRPRIVGVGRLVADDGFTTQS